The sequence TGAAGATTATTGACCAAGCAATATACATGTCTATACGTAGAGATGGCCGACAGAAGGGAAGATAAGAAGCTAGACTACATGCTAAGCACAATTCATGCCATTATAAGCTATTCCAATACCAAAATGATGATACCATACTTAAACTACTTTCATATTTGCCTCTAATGCTGTGCTAGAGGTAATATTGGTTATCCATGTTGAACTGCTCTCAGTTTCTTCTTTAGCATGTGTGttgtattcttttatattttgggtATTTATGGTGAAATTATGTCTAAAATTTTGTTCATTGAAGTTTATGCCTCTGAGATCTTGCCCGTCTCCTATGTAGTTCTGTCGATACCTCTTTTACCTTGGCAAAATCAGGACAATTCAGCTAGAGTACACTGATGCTAAAGAGTCCCTCCTCCAAGCTGCCAGGAAAGCACCTGTTTCTGCTTTAGGTTTCCGAATTCAATGCAACAAGTGGGCTGTGATTGTCCGCTTACTGCTCGGAGAGATTCCAGAAAGAACTGTTTTTATGCAGAAAGGGATGGAAAAAGCTTTGAGGCCCTACTTCGAGCTGACAAATGTGAGTATGAGTCTTTAAAGTTCCAGCTACCAGTCTGAAAATTGCTTCACATATTAGTGTTAGTATGTTGCCTTCTGTTTTCCATGTTTTTGTTTACCTATTTTAAGTATACATTGTTCTTGGCAGGATAGTTGGGCAAAATGCAATTACCAATTTACATTATTCTGCAATAATTTTCGGAATTTATGAAGTGTAAATATATTGAGATGGCTGCACTGGAGAGTGATGCACTGCTCTTAATTCTCTCTGGAAAAAGTTTCCATTATCTAATCTAAAGCAAACCCTGAATTTTAACCTGGTGTCTTCttgagcaatttggcgtaccCAAATCATCTGGTGTTCACATACTTATGTGGGTTGCAGGCCGTTCGGATTGGAGACTTGGAGCTGTTCAAAACGGTGGCTGAGAAGTTTGCCAGCACTTTTAGCTCTGACCGAACAAACAATTTGATTGTCAGGCTACGGCATAATGTCATTAGGACTGGTTTACGCAACATTAGTATTTCATACTCCCGGATCTCACTTGCTGATGTTGCTAAGAAATTGAGATTGGATTCTGCAAATCCTGTTGCTGATGCTGAAAGTATTGTATCTAAAGCAATTCGAGATGGTGCAATTGATGCCACATTAGACCACACTAATGGATGGATGGTGTCAAAGGAGACTGGGGACATTTACTCCACAAATGAGCCTCAGATTGCATTTAACTCAAGGATTGCATTTTGCTTGAATATGCACAATGAAGCAGTGCGTGCCCTTCGATTTCCACCAAATTCCCACAAGGAAAAGGAAAGTGCtgagaagagaagagagagacaACAGCAAGAGCAAGAGCTTGCAAAACACATAGCTGAGgaggatgatgatgaattCTGATGATAAGGGTCATATGCTTGCATTGTTGGTTTGTTTCTGATGTGGTGTGCCAtgattatcaattttttttacaaggaTTTCTCTCAGATTGGCGGAGCTACTAGCCTTCTGTAGCCTCTCGCCTTCACTGCATGCTGGTATTAGCTGGTCTGGCCCCAAGTATTTGTTGGTTACTTCTTTTGGACTAAACCACAAAATGACTGCTGTATTTGTTTAAGAACTCCTATGACCTAAACTGGAAGTTTTATAAGGAATCATACTTGTGTTGAACATGAAGCAAATTTGtgcacatttaattttttcggAGTACATTATCTGTTGGTGCAGGTTCTGTCTTATTCACTTTGCTGTATTTCGTCCATATTTCTTGTCAGATTGTTAATAAGTTTGATTCTTGCACAGTGGGAAATAAACGTTGAAATGGTCCCTTTGACTCAGCAAAGTGCCAGGGCATCAACTAAATGAAGAGTATTATGATTTTGAGACTGCATCCTCGTATCCTAGAACTTGGGCGGAGGTGCTTGAAAACACAAAATCCTACTCTTGTGATGCATGTTCTGGAGTAACATATAAAGTACCAGTTGTGTTCTAACATGCTGGAAAGATGGCTATGAACTGcataaattgtttcatttgattGTTTCTTTGGGTATTCTGACTAAGCGCGCTGGTGTATTCTCCAAAGGCCACAGGATTTTCAGTTCTATCTTTGCTAAGACATCCTGTTCAAGCGGATATTTCTACCCCAGCAAGTACAGTAGTTGCAGCTTCGAATAGCTTTTGGacacaaaattttaacatatgcGAACAGGGGCCAAGATTTCTGGTTAATTTAACACTAAAATATTACACAACCTAAACAAGAAAACTGCAGAACATGCACAAAATCATTGGATCGTACCCGTCTACAGGGTGGTTGTTCTACATTTAGTTAGAGAGATAAGCTGGGGTGTTGTTTCAGCCGAAAAATGGAGGgtaaagaaaaaccaaaagcTTCAGCATAGGATAAAATGGGCAATGGTATTTCAGCATCATCCAGTTGTAGTCAATCCAAATGACTTGACAATCGTGGCGACTCTTTCTGCAAAAGTTTTGGAAGTTATCTTTTTACCCGGAACATGAAATGGGTTTGAAACTGCATCCACATAGGCAGCATGGAACCTCCTGAAAAACTGTAGAAGTTTCCACAAACACAGGCATTAAGTTAGCTGCCGCAATACAGATACTGAACATCACTAAGGGCCTGTAAAGCAGCAACCTAAATGACATTCAAAGTAGAAAGAGTAGGATTCTGAgaatcaataaaataagaaagttTTATTGATCTCATAAACAACATACTGTTGGCAACTTAAACAGATTCCAATTTCCAAGGTTGAGTGATTCTAACATAAAATTCTCACTACAAGATCAGATAAAACTTAACTAAAATGAGGACAGAACGAGGCTCATGGTCAGAACTGATGTATATTCTACAAAGCCAGAGAAAAATTGCAGGAAATATGATCAGAGACCGATTTGGAGTTTTGAATTGAAGCTCCAAATCTCAATAAAGCAAGAGAAATGCTTAGGTCAATCCATAAGATGGTAACTCTCAGCATTAGTTGTTAAGGACCCGAAAGCAGCCAAAAAGAGAAGGATCTGTTAGGTAATACAATAACTGACGTCTTCCAAAATGTTTTTAAGAACCTCTACTGCTGAGAGTAGTTCAAATTGTAGGAAAAAGAAGTTAAGATGAAAGTACCATTTCATGCATAAACAATACAAGAGTCTGACGTAGCATAAAGTCCATATCTATATTGTAGAAAACTTACGGTTCGCATATCCGCATCTCGGACATCGAGATCTGTTGTCACCAATATGAACTTCACCTTGGTATTGGTCAAGTAACCGTACCTGTAAACATTGCATCATGATCAACAGAGAGCAAGAGGAAGTAAGCTGAAGTCCTGTTCTCAACCACAGTTACAGAAAAATAGATTCTTCGTACTTACACTTTGTAGTTTTCAGTTGGACAAAGCAAACCAAGAAACGTCTCATTTATCGTTGGGCCAGACTTTTTCGGATTGTCCACTGatgataatagaaaattaccaAAAGAAAACTCCATTCAGCCATACTATTACAGGTAGAAGGTCATGGGAAAGTGCTGCATACAACGATTTCCCTAAgaaaacaaagcaattaactaattaatgaaattagcATTCCATGGTTGGAAAATTCTCTTCTTCAGTTCGACGCTATAAAAATCACCTCCAAAGTGAAACCAAAAAGGGTCAGTATCCTTTTCAACGTCTAGTTCAATGTGTTTCTGGTTAATCCACTTTCCTCTGAGTTTAATGCTGATATGAATTCCAGCAAGTTTGCATTATTGGTGCATCTAATGGCCGCCTCTAGATGTGCCGGAATCAGATACATTTATACATATGCTCCTAAATCATGTTATTAATGCAATTGACAGTTGATGTAATTCACGACTAACATTGGTGAATCAGGAATTTTGgtttttcacataatttgaTCTCTTCCACAAATTTTCTCTGTCAGTGATGTTTATCGACAAAACACACATTCAATAAGCAAATTGGAAggatctaataaatagattaacCTCTTTCATCAATGACGTCGACAGAACAATGAACCATGTGATGAAGCTTAAGGGCATCATCTGCTTCAGTGAAACTCTGTATGTAGAGCGGATTGTTCTGCAAATCACAAGAAATTCAAACCATATGTTATCATGATTAAGAGTTTTTAGGTTCATGTGTGAAAGCAATTGCTATAAGACTGATAGAATCATATCTGGAACGTGAAAACCGGAGGACGGCGGGGCACCTGGTGGCCGACGACGGCGAGGCAGACGATCATTTTCTCTGCGCTTGGGCTGGATTCTTCAGTGTCGAGGGTAATGTGAGAAAATTACGAACAATAAATTGCACATTTATCCAGAGAATAGGAACATTCACATGTTTGGTCCCTTAACTCCACAAAATCTACAAATctagtcctttaattttacattatgTTTAAATCGATAGAtcagtaaaaatttaaaagttttagtAAAAATTCCTTGAATTTATGTCCATCATTCCACATTTTAAAtcatttcaattcttttaacttttatttagaattaatgatTGTGGCATGTTGGctttatgtgtatataataaataatattttacatttaaaaatatattataattaaaaataaaatatataaaccaatactttgataaaaaaaaaaaaaaaaaatcatcaattaataaaaaattaaaaaattgaataaaatagttattttattatgaagggtatttttaacttaataaaaaattgtacagTATTGTCATTAACAGCCATTTATAATTGCAAATgacctttctttttatatattagtttagattatatttcataaattaattataaattttaatttctttcaattgGAACTGATgcctttttcttatttgaagctgtaataattatatcaatatttggataaattaaacGATATAACAATTGAacgaataaattacaataatttatataaaataaaataaatgcagATATTCAATGAGGGTCGAACCTTAAACTTATTcatatgatattaatattagtcaCTAAAAGTAAGAGATTGGTAGTAAGTTATGCGTTTTGCAATGGTATAAGAAAGCATTTTACTTTACTTGCAATTAAAagatgaatattattattattagaagcATCAGTTTTTGCATAAACTAAAAAGTGTGTTTTGTGAATAATCTAAAAACTTGTTGCAAAAGAGAGAATAAAAGCAAAACATTTCTATTTAAAacttcaaactaaattaaaacgtttagttatatttaattgttttgaattttgaaaaagaaaaagagataataAAAGGAAGGAAGGATGGAGGGGGAGTCTCACAACTTCAACCAGCCTGTAATCACAATAATGCCCCTAAAGTCACAGCTCTCCTCTAGCCTATTACCTATAAGCTCAGCGGCTCAGCCTGTCACGCCATaacctttctctctctctctctctctcctgtCACGCCATaacctttctctctctctctctctctctctatatatatatatatacacatacatatatatacacacaacgTTTACTCTCGCAATTAATAGAATAGAATCCCCGCAGAGGAGCGGCgcttgtttttctattttcaatcAACCGACTTTCGCCTTGAGCTCCAATTCAAAAGGTAAATCATAGCCTTCACTTTCCTCACTCCATTTCATGCGCaatcaattcatttatttacatCCGCGTTTTTCGATTTTTTAATTCGTTGGTGTATTTTCcgtatttatttttgactCATTGGTGAGAATTTGTGTATGCAAGGATTCATTTGATCTTGTTTTGGCGGAATATATTCTTGTCTTCTCGTTTGAAGGGATGATAATGAGTTTGGAGCTGGTCTAGGGATTTCTTTTATGCTCCGCTGTTActtatttagttgttttctgTATCagggttttaattttaaaatgctAATTATCTTACTTCATTGTTTCTTTACTCCGTGGCAGTAATGGGATGTTGTTAGGGGTGTCTGTTTCAAATCGTAAGTGATGGGATTTGTTTTGGTTACTGTGTGCTGAGTGAAACACAGTTAATTAAATCGGTGGAGctaaataaaacattttctGAAGATGCTCTGAACTCTTTCCAAATTTTCAGTGGTCATTGAGTTTCTGCAAATGATTTTCCATTAAATCGTATTTGTAATGATATAGTTCCTTTTATGTGCCATTGAGAAAGGTGATTCTGCttatggaataattacacttgcaATGACTGTAGCAGCATAATCTCCCCCATAACTTCTCCAGGAATCACAAATATTGGTATTGGTGCATCTGTTGCACTATTATCTGTAAAtgtcattttcttatttccCTGTGAAGGTTGGTCATGTGCCTTCCAAAGTGGAATACCTTTTGTTCTTAATTTGTCAGTGCTATAGGTCAACAATTTAGCATAtgtttatcaatttaaaaaaaaaaaaaaagaaaaggaaatgttGGTGTATCAGATGATTTTCCCACTACTTTTGGCATATTGTATTGACTATGAGATGGGGGCTCATACAAAATTGGTGTAAATTCATTCAAATCCAACTGTCGGTCTCGATGCTAACGCATCGTATTTTGGATCATTTGAATGATACTGTTGGTCATTTAAGAAGAATGTTATTAAAACTATATGGATATTTAACGTCAGGTTGTGATGTTCCACTTTTGCCTGcattttgtctttattttgttttctgatGGCAAGTTCCTAACCATGATGATTGGTTCTCCATTTGGAAATGAATAAGAATAAGTGAAAAATCTGTTAAAATGAATGTATTCAAATCTTAAAGACTTATTTTCGtgataaaatgttaaatggcATCATAATAAAACCCCTTAATCCAGTAAATCAGGGGCATGTGAACAGAAAAAGCTCTATACAGTCCAATGAACCCTTCTTTCCGACTTGTTAAATATAGGGTAGTTAAAATGTGTACTCTGTGTGTGTCCACGCATACATTAGCGATCTATCCCACAACTTTCTAAATGGATTTTTTCTGCTTACCAGATGGGGTCGGGGCAGCATTGTGATGTTTTGGATGTTAATGAACCTACAACTACTAATGCGAATTCAGAACAAGGTGATTCTTCATCGTGTGGGTCTACTATAGAACCAAACTCGAACTATGAAAATAAAGCTGGCGAGATTCTCAGGAACTTACAGAATGTCTCATACATCTATAGACAAGATGTTGTCAGAAGCAAAAACAAAACTGAGATTGGGGTAGTGACTGAAGTGGCTGGTGATTCAGATTCTGATAGCAGCATAACTGATGATGAAGACGAGGATGAGGAAgaggatgaggatgaggatgaggtTGAGGATGAAAAAGATGGTGAGGCTGGTTCCAATGAGGAAGATGATGTGGAAAACGAAAAAAACCCTGCTGAGAATGCTGCTGAGAATACTGATGATAATGATTACAAGCACAGTCCGCTTACTGCTGACCAAGTTAGAGTGCTTTGGATGGATGGGT comes from Sesamum indicum cultivar Zhongzhi No. 13 linkage group LG10, S_indicum_v1.0, whole genome shotgun sequence and encodes:
- the LOC105173023 gene encoding probable 26S proteasome non-ATPase regulatory subunit 3, which gives rise to MTQDVEMKEQQAAPSNSLSSTSPSTLQHLKDIAAWIETGAYTREVRRIVRAIRWTIQLRKKLNASVLSAFLNFSLVPGSEVHSRLSSYVPKEDEQDMEVDTATSTTQAPAKHSLPELEIYSYLLVLIFLIDQKRYNEAKACSSASIARLKNLNRRTVDVLASRLYFYYSLSYELTGDLAEIRGTLLALHRTATLRHDELGQETLLNLLLRNYLHYNLYDQAEKLRSKAPRFEAHSNQQFCRYLFYLGKIRTIQLEYTDAKESLLQAARKAPVSALGFRIQCNKWAVIVRLLLGEIPERTVFMQKGMEKALRPYFELTNAVRIGDLELFKTVAEKFASTFSSDRTNNLIVRLRHNVIRTGLRNISISYSRISLADVAKKLRLDSANPVADAESIVSKAIRDGAIDATLDHTNGWMVSKETGDIYSTNEPQIAFNSRIAFCLNMHNEAVRALRFPPNSHKEKESAEKRRERQQQEQELAKHIAEEDDDEF
- the LOC105173024 gene encoding trafficking protein particle complex subunit 2-like protein; its protein translation is MIVCLAVVGHQNNPLYIQSFTEADDALKLHHMVHCSVDVIDERVDNPKKSGPTINETFLGLLCPTENYKVYGYLTNTKVKFILVTTDLDVRDADMRTFFRRFHAAYVDAVSNPFHVPGKKITSKTFAERVATIVKSFGLTTTG